Below is a genomic region from Drosophila albomicans strain 15112-1751.03 chromosome 2R, ASM965048v2, whole genome shotgun sequence.
CAGCAGCATTATTTGCAGCACAATAATGGTAAGTTTGATTCAATAGTGAGTCCACTAGATTCCATCAATTGATAAAAGTTTTATGAATTTCAGAAAATCTACTAGACTCCTCTACGAATACCAATACGCTGGTGGGGCTCAATTCCAATAGTGCCACGCCCATGATGTGCAATAGTCCGAgtgccagcagcagcggcggtggcggcggcggtgctGGAACTGCAGGAGGCAACGGTGGAGGGGGCGTTCCTGGACCCAGTTCGGGACCCGGACCAAACAATGGCAGCTATGGAGCAGCTGCGGCATCCAGCTATAAGATTCAAAGGCAGCAGGCGAATGTGCGGGAAAGGAAACGCATCCAGAGGTCCGCACCAACTGGGTACACTAAATGGTCTTTTCCATTTCACACTTAACTCATCCTGCACTTTGCAACAGAACTAATGAGCATTCCCATTTGTATCTCTATTCCTCTATTTTTTCATTGCGCTCAGCAGTAGCATAAATTCAGCTTTTGATGAACTGCGCGTCCATGTGCCCACATTTCCATACGAGAAGCGTCTTAGCAAGATTGACACACTACGATTGGCTATCGCCTATATATCCCTGCTGCGAGAGGTTCTGCAAACGGACTACGATCCTCTCACCTATGTGGAGAAGTGTCTGAGAGGCGAAATCAAAGCAGATCGTGCCAATTGGAATACCAGCGATTTGACGGCACGTCTCTCCTGGATCAATTGGGAGAATCTAGGAGTACATCCTGGACGTCGTACACTGCTCACTTCGCTTGCTTTATCCTCGGAGCCCATGTGCGGTGCTCATTGTGGAATGCCATAAATTGCAAGCTGAACTGGACTAGTTTCTCATTAAccaaagaatatttaaaatattcacataAGAATTACATCTCCTTTCCAGTTGTTAAAATTAGAAATCATTGCATACCCCAAAAAGAATGCtatgaaaatttgaaactataatatttaatccTAGTGTAGTTCTTAATGTATTTATGTCTTCCCTCTATAACATGTaacacttttaaataaattgaaatgcaatataaaaaaacactggagttttgaaagtttttaacaaatataatagccgtaatatttatttaaaaagcattttgttgcactaaACAAACGACGACACATTGTAGCATTTATAgttagtgtgtgtttgtgttgtgtttgttttgttgtttgtttgttcgttCGTTAGTTTTAGCCTGAAAGGCGTACATAGTTACATACACAAATTATGCATGTATTAACAAATCAATTCctcaaattatatttcaggatatatacatatgtatatgctttttgtgtatatatagtataaatatatgtatgtatgtatatcagtGTAGACAGTGAGTATTTCTACATACGACAAAGCGTGTCTGCTCATtgacaaacaataaacagTAAACAATATACAcagttaatataaatatatagttttagTGAGTTCTctgttcgttcgttcgtttgttttgtgtttgtttgtacATAGCGTTTAACTAACAGCATTTGCTTGCAActatataacaatttaaaagccatttataaaatacatacatttatataagTGTAAATCTAGAAATTACCTAAACACTCAGTGGCattgttcaaaataaatacttcatcgaataacaacaaaaatcaagaaCACATTGAAAGTATGAATAATGCACAAAACGTATTCATACTCATGTATTTAGCGTGTAGGCGGAAGATGTCatctataatatattgtttttggcaacaactacaactactgctaatgttgtttaatttttttcacgAAATGGAATTTGACTTTGGTATCATATtatgtttgattttttgtttagtcGAATAATACTCAAAATGCATTGGCTACAATGGGGttatacacacaaatacacacataaaatgTTACCTACAAGTATTACAATTGTATATATTGGACACACATTTAATCTACTTCtctaataattgaattttacgATTGCTTCtttcattatatttgttttgttctagTTGGGTCTTTTATCTTATTTGTTCTGTGTTGTCTTTGATTATTTGTTGCTCATGTGTTCATTTAGCACAGCGACTTTGCGCAAGCTCTCAAGTTCGCTACGTTTCAAACGTATAGAGAACATGGAATCTATGAAGCTATGGCAGTCGGTGACAATACTACCCTGGATCATGGTATCGCGAAATAGATTGGCCAATGCAGCAATATCCTCGCACTCCAATATGaggtttttgtgtgttataaACAAAGCCAGCGCTGCACGAAACACAATCTGGAAAATGCAAGTACCATTATTATATATTCGATCAAAAACGAGGTATCTTATACCTTATAGCCCTCGGCAAAAACGCAATCCCAAATGCGCAGCACAGTCTCAACTGGCAGCACCTcagcaaaaatgcaaataaaccATTTGCTGGCTATGACCGCATATGGCAAGCCTAAAACAAGAGTAGATAAATAACGATTGCACTTAATAAAGTATTGTCACGACTTACCCAAATCCTCCACTCGTCGATTCACAGCCGGCACTCGCTTTATGACCAGCTCACGGAAAACAGCCAAGTCCCGCAACAAACTGGCCATGTTATGTGAATGATACTGTGGCACAATGTTCTCCACGATGTGCTTGAGTAGCCAAAAGGATTTCTCCTCATCGTCAGTGACAATGAGCAGCAGGCCGGCTATATAGTTGAGGCCCTGACAGTAGCCAACATCGCGATTGTGATGCGCATAGGCGCAGAGTATGTTAAAGAGTCGTTCCTTTTTAGAATCAAAGTGGATATTGTCGGGAAAAGTACGAGGTAGATCGATTGATATGGAATCGCTGATTTCCTTAATAAAATGATCGATATTCAATAGACTACGATATAGATTGggattttttttctgtgccgCTTCGGCACCACTGATTTTCATCCAGACATCGGTACGATATGGTCCTGGAATTCCTTTGCGTATGTATCGCTTCAATTTCGTATTCAAAATGAGTTCAGGATTTTCTCGTATGATCGACTCCCATTTGATGCGTCGTCGAGTCAATGT
It encodes:
- the LOC117574936 gene encoding transcription factor ATOH1 isoform X3, with product MSRNQLPDSSSSPPISHLPYHNFDDDLINELPSCIYAGQHQSGVGAPGGAPGGISSGGSGLRLSSNNLRHIQQHYLQHNNENLLDSSTNTNTLVGLNSNSATPMMCNSPSASSSGGGGGGAGTAGGNGGGGVPGPSSGPGPNNGSYGAAAASSYKIQRQQANVRERKRIQSSINSAFDELRVHVPTFPYEKRLSKIDTLRLAIAYISLLREVLQTDYDPLTYVEKCLRGEIKADRANWNTSDLTARLSWINWENLGVHPGRRTLLTSLALSSEPMCGAHCGMP
- the LOC117574936 gene encoding uncharacterized protein LOC117574936 isoform X2; protein product: MSRNQLPDSSSSPPISHLPYHNFDDDLINELPSCIYAGQHQSGVGAPGGAPGGISSGGSGLRLSSNNLRHIQQHYLQHNNENLLDSSTNTNTLVGLNSNSATPMMCNSPSASSSGGGGGGAGTAGGNGGGGVPGPSSGPGPNNGSYGAAAASSYKIQRQQANVRERKRIQRSAPTGSINSAFDELRVHVPTFPYEKRLSKIDTLRLAIAYISLLREVLQTDYDPLTYVEKCLRGEIKADRANWNTSDLTARLSWINWENLGVHPGRRTLLTSLALSSEPMCGAHCGMP
- the LOC117574936 gene encoding protein dimmed isoform X1, which produces MSRNQLPDSSSSPPISHLPYHNFDDDLINELPSCIYAGQHQSGVGAPGGAPGGISSGGSGLRLSSNNLRHIQQHYLQHNNENLLDSSTNTNTLVGLNSNSATPMMCNSPSASSSGGGGGGAGTAGGNGGGGVPGPSSGPGPNNGSYGAAAASSYKIQRQQANVRERKRIQRSAPTGYTKCSINSAFDELRVHVPTFPYEKRLSKIDTLRLAIAYISLLREVLQTDYDPLTYVEKCLRGEIKADRANWNTSDLTARLSWINWENLGVHPGRRTLLTSLALSSEPMCGAHCGMP
- the LOC117574844 gene encoding growth hormone-regulated TBC protein 1 gives rise to the protein MEPTAESKFSDVDEYGFKRGEKFDYKDYGKFMDSYLKTLTRRRIKWESIIRENPELILNTKLKRYIRKGIPGPYRTDVWMKISGAEAAQKKNPNLYRSLLNIDHFIKEISDSISIDLPRTFPDNIHFDSKKERLFNILCAYAHHNRDVGYCQGLNYIAGLLLIVTDDEEKSFWLLKHIVENIVPQYHSHNMASLLRDLAVFRELVIKRVPAVNRRVEDLGLPYAVIASKWFICIFAEVLPVETVLRIWDCVFAEGYKIVFRAALALFITHKNLILECEDIAALANLFRDTMIQGSIVTDCHSFIDSMFSIRLKRSELESLRKVAVLNEHMSNK